From Salvia splendens isolate huo1 chromosome 16, SspV2, whole genome shotgun sequence, a single genomic window includes:
- the LOC121769916 gene encoding UDP-glucose 4-epimerase GEPI48-like, which yields MSLSILVTGGAGYIGSHTALQLLLGGYKVVVVDNLDNSSQISLERVAQLAQDHGPNLSFHKFDLRDKPALEELFASEKFDAVIHFAGLKAVGESVQKPVIYYDNNLIGTIVLLDVMASHGCKKLVFSSSATVYGWPKVVPCTEESPICAMNPYGRTKLFGEEMCRDVYKSDSTWKIILLRYFNPVGAHPSGAIGDDPRGIPNNLMPFVQQVAVGRRPALTVYGTDYGTKDGTGIRDYIHVVDLADGHIAALNKLSDPSVVCTGCEVYNLGTGKGTSVLEMVTAFEKASGKKIPLVMAGRRPGDAEVVYASTEKAEQELNWKAKYGIDEMCRDQWNWANNNPYGYEPCASTD from the exons ATGTCGTTGAGTATACTGGTCACTGGCGGTGCCGGCTACATCGGAAGCCACACGGCGCTGCAGTTGCTTCTCGGTGGGTACAAGGTGGTCGTCGTCGATAATTTGGACAATTCCTCTCAGATTTCCCTCGAAAGAGTCGCACAACTCGCCCAAGATCATGGCCCTAACCTCTCCTTTCACAAG TTTGATCTTCGTGATAAGCCGGCACTTGAAGAGCTTTTTGCTTCTGAAAA GTTTGATGCTGTTATTCATTTCGCGGGGTTAAAAGCAGTTGGAGAAAGTGTGCAGAAACCCGTGATTTATTATGACAATAACCTTATTGGGACAATTGTTCTACTAGATGTTATGGCTAGCCATGGATGTAAAAAA CTCGTATTTTCATCGTCAGCAACTGTTTATGGTTGGCCAAAAGTTGTACCTTGTACCGAGGAATCCCCCATTTGCGCTATGAATCCTTATGGGCGTACAAAG CTTTTCGGTGAAGAAATGTGCCGTGACGTCTATAAGTCTGACTCCACATGGAAAATCATATTGCTGAGGTACTTCAACCCGGTTGGTGCACATCCCAGCGGTGCTATTGGCGATGATCCTCGCGGAATCCCAAACAATCTCATGCCCTTTGTGCAACAAGTAGCTGTTGGAAGGCGCCCTGCACTGACTGTTTATGGAACTGACTATGGAACCAAGGATGGTACTGGG ATACGCGATTATATCCATGTGGTAGACTTAGCTGATGGCCACATTGCTGCTCTGAACAAACTGTCTGATCCTTCTGTGG TGTGTACAGGGTGCGAGGTTTATAATCTAGGGACTGGCAAGGGAACCTCCGTGTTGGAAATGGTAACAGCGTTTGAGAAGGCATCCGGGAAG AAAATCCCATTGGTTATGGCTGGTCGACGGCCTGGTGATGCAGAGGTCGTATACGCTTCAACGGAGAAGGCTGAACAAGAGTTGAACTGGAA GGCAAAATATGGAATTGATGAGATGTGTCGAGATCAGTGGAACTGGGCGAACAATAACCCATATGGCTACGAGCCTTGTGCGTCGACTGATTGA